One genomic region from Bradyrhizobium icense encodes:
- the glmS gene encoding glutamine--fructose-6-phosphate transaminase (isomerizing), which yields MCGIVGILGRGPVAGQLVESLKRLEYRGYDSAGVATLEGDHLERRRAEGKLKNLEARLRGDLLSGHIGIGHTRWATHGKPTERNAHPHVTNNVAVVHNGIIENFRELRVELEQNGANFASETDTEVVAHLVESYLKNGYSPQDAVKALLPRLRGAFALAFLFKGHNDLMIGARRGSPLAIGHGDGEMYLGSDAIALAPFTDTITYLEDGDWAVLTRTIGVIYDSNGAIVHRETLKSGASSLLVDKANYRHFMAKEIHEQPEVVGQTLARYVDMAAKRIALPFELPFDFNDIRRISITACGTASYAGHVAKYWFERLARMPVEIDVASELRYREAPLRKGDLAIVISQSGETADTLAALRYAKAQGLHTVSVVNVPTSTIARESETVLPTMAGPEIGVASTKAFTCQLMVMAALAVAAGKGRGELSDIDELKLVEELIEVPRLIAAAFAIEPQIEKLARDIAKSSAVLYLGRGTSFPLALEGALKLKEVSYIHAEGYAAGELKHGPIALIDESMPVVVIAPYDRVFEKTVSNMQEVAARGGNIILMTDATGASEATVDSLVTIVLPDMAATFTPMVYAIPVQLLAYYTAVVMGADVDQPRNLAKSVTVE from the coding sequence ATGTGCGGTATTGTCGGCATCTTGGGGCGTGGTCCGGTCGCGGGGCAGCTGGTCGAGTCACTCAAACGACTGGAATATCGCGGCTACGACTCCGCAGGCGTCGCGACGCTTGAAGGCGACCATCTCGAACGCCGGCGTGCCGAGGGCAAGCTGAAAAATCTCGAGGCGCGGCTACGCGGTGACCTGCTGTCGGGTCATATTGGTATCGGTCATACGCGCTGGGCCACCCATGGCAAGCCGACCGAGCGCAATGCCCATCCGCATGTGACGAACAATGTCGCCGTCGTCCATAACGGGATCATCGAGAATTTCCGCGAGCTGCGCGTTGAGCTAGAGCAGAATGGCGCTAACTTCGCCTCCGAGACCGATACCGAGGTGGTGGCGCATCTCGTCGAATCCTATCTAAAGAATGGCTACTCGCCGCAGGACGCAGTGAAAGCGTTGCTGCCGCGGCTGCGCGGCGCGTTCGCGCTGGCATTCCTGTTCAAAGGTCATAACGATCTCATGATCGGCGCGCGCAGGGGGTCGCCGCTCGCGATCGGGCACGGCGACGGCGAAATGTATTTAGGATCGGATGCTATCGCGCTCGCGCCCTTCACCGATACAATCACCTATCTTGAAGACGGCGACTGGGCCGTGCTTACCCGCACGATCGGCGTCATCTATGATTCGAACGGCGCCATCGTCCACCGGGAAACGCTGAAATCCGGCGCGTCATCGCTCCTGGTAGACAAGGCGAATTATCGCCACTTCATGGCCAAGGAAATTCACGAACAGCCGGAAGTGGTCGGACAGACGCTGGCGCGTTATGTCGATATGGCCGCCAAACGCATCGCGCTGCCGTTCGAACTGCCATTCGACTTCAATGACATTAGGCGCATCTCGATCACGGCTTGCGGTACCGCAAGCTATGCCGGTCACGTCGCCAAGTATTGGTTCGAGCGGCTGGCCCGTATGCCGGTCGAGATCGATGTCGCCTCCGAACTCCGCTACCGCGAAGCGCCCTTGCGCAAGGGGGATCTCGCGATCGTCATCTCGCAGTCCGGCGAGACCGCCGACACGCTGGCCGCGTTGCGCTACGCCAAGGCGCAGGGGCTGCACACGGTTTCCGTGGTCAACGTACCGACGTCGACGATTGCGCGCGAGAGCGAAACCGTGCTGCCGACAATGGCGGGCCCGGAAATCGGCGTCGCCTCGACCAAAGCTTTCACTTGTCAGCTGATGGTGATGGCCGCCCTTGCGGTCGCCGCAGGCAAAGGGCGCGGAGAATTGTCCGACATCGATGAATTGAAGCTCGTGGAAGAGCTGATCGAAGTTCCGCGGCTGATCGCTGCGGCGTTCGCGATCGAACCGCAGATCGAGAAGCTCGCGCGCGACATCGCCAAATCGAGCGCTGTGCTCTATCTCGGCCGCGGCACATCGTTCCCCTTGGCGTTGGAGGGCGCGCTGAAGCTGAAGGAAGTCTCCTATATTCACGCCGAGGGCTATGCCGCCGGCGAGCTCAAACACGGCCCGATTGCGCTGATCGACGAGAGCATGCCGGTGGTGGTGATCGCTCCTTATGACCGAGTTTTCGAAAAAACCGTCTCAAACATGCAGGAAGTCGCCGCTCGTGGTGGCAACATCATCCTGATGACCGATGCGACAGGGGCTTCGGAAGCGACGGTGGATTCGCTCGTGACCATTGTGCTGCCAGACATGGCTGCAACCTTTACACCCATGGTCTATGCCATTCCGGTGCAGCTTTTGGCCTACTATACCGCTGTCGTAATGGGAGCGGACGTCGATCAGCCACGTAATCTCGCGAAATCGGTGACCGTAGAATAG
- the cysN gene encoding sulfate adenylyltransferase subunit CysN, with protein sequence MPSKATTELVQAGTKDQLRFITCGSVDDGKSTLIGRLLHDSKMIYEDQLTALARDSAKHGTTGNDIDFALVVDGLEAEREQGITIDVAYRFFTTLRRSFMVADTPGHEQYTRNMATGASNAQLAIILIDARKGVLVQTKRHSFICSLLGIRHVVLAVNKIDLVNCKKDVFDRIVGDYVAFAAGLGFTSIVPIPISARYGDNVINRSGNTQWYQGPCLLDYLESIDIQSDTASQTFRFPVQWVNRPNLDFRGYAGSVASGSISAGDEIVVAASGRTTRVKRIVTQNGDLTRAEAGDAVTIVVEDEIDISRGDLLARPTERPEVADQFAAHLIWMDKEPLVAGRKYILRIGTQTFAAGTITAIKYRIDVNTREHLAARTLSLNEIGFCNVATALPAAFDPYEVNRKTGSFIVVDRYTNRTVGAGMIAFPLRRATNIAWQPLSVGKRERAALKDQKPCIIWFTGLSGAGKSTIANVVDQKLFAMSRHTMLLDGDNVRHGLNRDLGFTEADRVENIRRVGEVAKLMADSGLIVICSFISPYRAERDMVRSLVAKEEFIEVFVDTPIEECARRDPKGLYSKAKSGKLKNFTGIDAPYEMPISPEIHLRTMGQTPEQLAEAVLDVLMARAIVGDR encoded by the coding sequence ATGCCTTCGAAAGCGACAACCGAGCTTGTCCAGGCCGGAACGAAGGACCAGCTGCGATTCATCACCTGCGGCTCGGTAGACGACGGAAAGTCGACGCTAATCGGCCGGCTGCTGCATGACAGCAAGATGATCTACGAGGATCAGCTGACTGCACTGGCACGCGATAGCGCCAAGCACGGCACCACCGGCAATGATATCGATTTTGCGCTGGTAGTCGACGGGCTTGAAGCCGAGCGGGAGCAAGGCATCACGATCGATGTGGCCTACCGCTTCTTTACCACCCTGCGCCGCTCGTTCATGGTGGCCGACACGCCCGGCCACGAGCAGTACACCCGCAACATGGCCACCGGCGCCTCGAACGCCCAGCTCGCCATCATCCTGATCGATGCCCGCAAGGGCGTGCTGGTCCAGACCAAGCGTCACTCCTTCATCTGTTCGCTGCTCGGTATTCGCCATGTCGTGCTGGCAGTGAACAAGATCGACCTCGTTAACTGCAAGAAGGATGTGTTCGACCGGATCGTCGGGGACTATGTTGCCTTTGCTGCCGGTCTTGGCTTCACCTCGATCGTTCCGATCCCGATCTCCGCCCGGTACGGCGACAACGTCATCAACCGCTCCGGCAACACCCAGTGGTACCAAGGACCTTGCCTGCTCGATTATTTGGAGAGCATCGATATCCAGTCCGACACCGCGAGCCAGACTTTCCGCTTTCCGGTCCAGTGGGTGAACCGGCCCAACCTGGACTTCCGCGGCTATGCCGGGTCGGTGGCTTCCGGGAGCATCTCGGCAGGAGATGAGATCGTTGTCGCGGCGTCTGGACGGACTACGCGTGTCAAGCGCATAGTGACCCAAAATGGCGATCTTACCCGCGCTGAGGCCGGCGATGCCGTCACCATTGTCGTCGAAGACGAAATCGATATCAGCCGCGGCGATCTTCTGGCGCGTCCGACCGAGCGGCCGGAGGTCGCCGACCAGTTCGCCGCTCATCTGATCTGGATGGACAAGGAGCCGCTCGTTGCTGGACGCAAGTACATCCTGCGCATTGGAACACAGACTTTTGCCGCCGGTACTATTACCGCTATCAAGTATCGGATCGACGTCAACACACGGGAGCACCTGGCAGCTAGGACGCTTAGCCTCAACGAGATTGGATTCTGCAATGTCGCGACCGCACTGCCCGCGGCTTTCGATCCTTACGAGGTCAATCGCAAGACCGGATCATTCATCGTCGTCGACCGTTACACCAACCGGACGGTCGGCGCCGGGATGATCGCGTTCCCGCTGCGGCGGGCTACCAATATCGCTTGGCAACCGCTTTCTGTGGGTAAGAGGGAGCGCGCCGCGCTGAAGGATCAAAAGCCTTGCATCATCTGGTTCACCGGCCTGTCCGGCGCGGGCAAGTCGACAATTGCCAACGTTGTCGATCAAAAGCTGTTCGCAATGTCGCGCCACACCATGCTGCTCGACGGCGACAACGTGCGGCACGGATTAAACCGGGACCTAGGCTTCACAGAGGCCGACCGTGTTGAAAATATTCGGCGTGTCGGCGAAGTCGCCAAGTTGATGGCCGACAGCGGTTTAATCGTGATTTGCTCGTTCATCTCGCCCTACAGGGCCGAGCGAGACATGGTGCGCAGCCTGGTTGCTAAGGAGGAGTTCATCGAAGTCTTTGTCGACACGCCGATCGAAGAATGCGCGCGGCGCGATCCCAAGGGTCTCTATTCCAAGGCGAAGTCCGGCAAGCTCAAGAACTTCACCGGCATCGATGCGCCCTACGAAATGCCGATAAGCCCCGAAATTCATCTCAGGACCATGGGGCAGACGCCGGAGCAATTGGCGGAAGCCGTTCTCGATGTACTGATGGCCCGCGCAATCGTGGGCGATCGCTAG
- the cysD gene encoding sulfate adenylyltransferase subunit CysD has protein sequence MLPKHLRRLEAESIEIMRDVVAEFKRPVMLYSIGKDSSVMLHIAIKAFYPAKLPFPLLHVDTTWKFREMITFRDETAKRLGVDLIVHVNKDGIERGINPIDSGSALHTQVMKTDALKQALDLYQFDAAFGGARRDEEKSRAKERIFSFRSAGHVWDPRNQRPELWNLFNTRINQGETMRVFAMSNWTELDVWEYIMLEKIPVVPLYFAKQRPVVRRSGAMIMVDDKRLSLLSNEKPEMRMMRFRTLGCYPLSGAIDSDATTIEDIVAEMQTATVSERQGRLIDSDEAASMEKKKREGYF, from the coding sequence ATGCTACCGAAACATTTGCGTCGCCTCGAAGCTGAATCGATCGAAATCATGCGTGATGTGGTCGCCGAGTTCAAGCGGCCGGTCATGCTCTATTCGATCGGCAAAGATTCGAGCGTCATGCTGCACATTGCCATCAAGGCATTCTATCCCGCGAAGCTGCCCTTTCCCCTGCTTCACGTCGACACGACCTGGAAGTTCCGCGAGATGATCACTTTCCGGGATGAGACGGCCAAGCGCCTCGGCGTCGACCTGATCGTCCACGTGAACAAGGACGGCATCGAGCGGGGGATTAACCCGATCGATTCGGGTTCAGCTCTTCATACGCAGGTGATGAAGACAGACGCCCTGAAGCAAGCGCTCGATCTCTATCAGTTCGATGCTGCGTTTGGCGGAGCACGACGTGACGAGGAAAAGAGCCGCGCGAAAGAACGGATCTTCTCCTTCCGTTCGGCCGGACACGTGTGGGACCCGCGCAACCAGCGACCAGAGCTCTGGAACCTCTTCAACACCCGAATCAACCAGGGCGAAACCATGCGTGTGTTCGCAATGTCGAACTGGACCGAGCTCGACGTCTGGGAATACATCATGCTCGAGAAGATTCCGGTCGTCCCGCTCTACTTCGCAAAGCAAAGACCCGTGGTCCGGCGAAGCGGCGCAATGATCATGGTCGACGACAAGCGATTGTCGCTTCTCTCGAACGAGAAGCCGGAGATGCGTATGATGCGTTTCCGCACGCTGGGATGCTATCCCTTGAGTGGGGCCATCGATTCCGACGCGACCACGATCGAGGATATTGTCGCGGAAATGCAGACTGCGACGGTATCTGAGCGCCAGGGACGCTTGATTGATAGCGATGAAGCCGCTTCGATGGAGAAGAAGAAGCGGGAAGGTTACTTCTGA
- a CDS encoding inositol monophosphatase family protein has protein sequence MEFVQGNSRIYPCLIAEGEADVYPRAPTMEWDTAAGHAVLLAAGGRVVGPGGQNIRYGKPDFRNGDFVAWGGRAASNGS, from the coding sequence ATGGAATTCGTTCAGGGGAATTCCCGAATATACCCTTGTTTAATTGCGGAAGGCGAGGCGGATGTCTACCCCCGAGCACCAACGATGGAGTGGGATACGGCTGCCGGGCATGCGGTCCTGCTCGCGGCCGGCGGCAGGGTTGTTGGACCCGGTGGACAGAACATACGCTATGGCAAGCCCGACTTCCGCAACGGTGACTTTGTCGCTTGGGGCGGACGCGCTGCGTCAAACGGCAGCTAA
- a CDS encoding isochorismatase family protein — protein MVLINMTRGETPASAGLAPRHVGFSLLQTGLEMFAVASTLIGECQPFGTKGQQLVHSMAQLDVDALSIWHDRRFTDNLASRETGIIFFGGGWLEEDVFIAALQAAERGYDVRLLSDLIATRVDADRSLALDRMALHGILATTVRQMLLEWAVCLHDPLLTQKVQKLLS, from the coding sequence GTGGTTTTGATCAATATGACGCGCGGCGAGACGCCGGCTTCGGCCGGACTTGCCCCGCGGCATGTCGGTTTCTCATTGCTGCAGACGGGCCTGGAGATGTTCGCCGTCGCGTCGACCCTCATCGGCGAATGCCAGCCGTTCGGGACAAAGGGTCAGCAACTCGTGCACTCGATGGCGCAGCTGGACGTTGACGCTCTTTCCATTTGGCACGATCGGCGGTTTACGGACAATCTGGCTTCACGCGAAACCGGTATCATTTTCTTTGGAGGAGGTTGGCTCGAAGAGGATGTCTTCATTGCCGCGCTGCAAGCCGCCGAGCGTGGATATGACGTACGCCTCCTGTCGGACCTTATCGCGACGCGTGTCGATGCGGATCGATCACTTGCGTTGGATCGGATGGCGCTTCATGGCATCTTGGCGACCACGGTGCGCCAGATGCTGCTGGAATGGGCGGTATGTTTGCATGATCCGCTTTTGACGCAAAAAGTTCAGAAGCTTCTATCGTGA
- a CDS encoding acyl-homoserine-lactone synthase, protein MHAIALHTSQFGRHLELLAAMYRLRRRVFKDRLDWSVSVSGEFELDVYDTLGPTYLILVADAGEPVGSVRLLPTTGPNMLADTFPVLLGETPAPHDERILESSRFCVDTSLVAEQAANSLNRATFILFAAMMEAARGARADSIVTVTDTRMERILRRAGWPLRRIAAPQQVGSTMAVAGFLDMSEQTLHRMYEQADVNGPVLVPADLVDAAA, encoded by the coding sequence ATGCATGCCATCGCACTTCACACCTCTCAATTTGGTCGTCATCTGGAGTTGCTCGCGGCGATGTACCGGCTGCGGCGCCGCGTATTCAAGGATAGGCTCGACTGGTCAGTGTCGGTCTCGGGTGAATTCGAGCTCGATGTGTATGACACTCTCGGACCGACTTATCTCATTCTGGTGGCAGACGCCGGAGAGCCGGTTGGTTCGGTTCGTCTGCTTCCGACGACCGGACCAAACATGTTGGCCGATACCTTTCCCGTTCTGCTCGGCGAGACGCCAGCGCCGCATGACGAAAGAATTCTCGAAAGCTCACGCTTTTGCGTCGACACCAGTCTTGTCGCGGAGCAGGCGGCCAATAGTCTCAACCGCGCAACGTTTATCCTTTTTGCCGCCATGATGGAGGCAGCACGCGGCGCGCGCGCAGACAGCATCGTGACAGTCACTGATACACGTATGGAGCGCATTCTCCGGCGAGCGGGCTGGCCATTGAGACGGATCGCTGCTCCGCAGCAGGTCGGATCGACCATGGCGGTCGCCGGCTTTCTCGACATGTCCGAACAAACGCTTCACAGGATGTACGAACAAGCCGACGTCAACGGCCCCGTGCTTGTGCCAGCGGACCTTGTTGACGCGGCCGCCTGA
- a CDS encoding helix-turn-helix transcriptional regulator, whose protein sequence is MESIFQEFIDAIQTATNADEFERVATRLTQRLGFQRFAYLRLTGETPMLISSYPKSWTSRYFQLGYQQLDPVVRRARAEHALFSWGGEASALAGNREQRRFFDEATTFGIRSGITVPIRGGFGRMAAFTLATGDRDLHPERLVADGKDLVQLVGLHFHCYVAARLDVFSASKLAASELTQRELQCLAWTARGKTIADIAVLVQIAPRTVVFHLDNARRKLGAASIAQCVAEALRRGLLS, encoded by the coding sequence GTGGAAAGCATCTTCCAGGAATTTATTGATGCCATCCAAACCGCAACAAACGCGGATGAATTCGAGCGCGTCGCAACGCGGCTAACACAGAGGCTTGGCTTCCAGCGATTTGCCTATCTGCGCCTGACCGGCGAGACGCCGATGTTGATCTCGTCCTATCCCAAATCCTGGACCAGCCGGTACTTCCAACTAGGATATCAGCAGCTCGATCCTGTGGTGCGCCGCGCGCGTGCCGAGCACGCGCTATTCAGCTGGGGAGGCGAGGCGTCAGCCCTGGCCGGAAATCGCGAACAGCGCCGGTTCTTCGATGAAGCGACGACCTTCGGGATTAGATCAGGCATCACTGTGCCAATCAGGGGCGGATTTGGGCGGATGGCTGCATTTACGCTGGCGACGGGTGACCGCGATCTTCACCCCGAGCGGCTCGTGGCCGACGGGAAGGATCTCGTACAACTCGTCGGGTTGCACTTTCATTGTTATGTCGCCGCCAGACTTGACGTATTCTCTGCCAGTAAACTCGCCGCAAGCGAACTCACTCAGCGCGAGCTCCAATGCCTTGCATGGACCGCGCGCGGAAAAACTATCGCCGATATTGCGGTGCTGGTCCAAATTGCACCGCGAACTGTCGTGTTTCATCTTGATAACGCGCGCCGCAAACTAGGTGCAGCATCTATTGCTCAATGCGTCGCCGAGGCGCTGCGGCGCGGTTTGCTGTCCTAA
- a CDS encoding LysR substrate-binding domain-containing protein: MRKIPPFTALRAFEAVSRHESVTQAAAELNVSHSAVSQQLRLLEGYFSRKLVRKVGNRIELTPAARSYAHDVRKSLDLLAVASEDFASSGSAHCIRINATPSFAMRWLIPRIAAFQRLNPRIEIRLETSNTDEFESSVDQSDLVIRRHPMKKAGLACRHLLDDEAVAVVSPVLLSELKVRHAKDLTRCPLLHMKSRISAWPDWFRKAGIDISQTPRGQVFDHFFLCIEAAINGYGIALVPEALVSLDIAERRLGILFPQSRIIGSGFYGLFNPSARKARSVEQFITWLTQED; encoded by the coding sequence ATGCGCAAAATTCCACCTTTCACCGCTCTTCGTGCCTTTGAGGCGGTGTCACGCCATGAAAGCGTCACGCAAGCTGCCGCTGAACTGAATGTCAGCCACAGCGCTGTCAGCCAACAGTTGCGGCTGCTGGAAGGATATTTCTCCCGCAAATTGGTGCGGAAGGTTGGCAACCGCATTGAATTGACGCCTGCAGCACGTTCTTACGCTCATGATGTACGCAAGAGCCTCGATCTGTTGGCCGTTGCTTCGGAGGACTTTGCCAGCTCCGGCTCCGCACACTGCATCCGCATCAACGCGACGCCATCGTTTGCGATGCGATGGCTCATCCCCCGTATCGCGGCTTTTCAGCGACTGAATCCGCGTATCGAAATCCGACTTGAAACCTCTAACACCGATGAGTTCGAATCGAGCGTCGACCAAAGTGATCTTGTCATCCGACGCCATCCTATGAAAAAGGCCGGACTAGCTTGCCGTCATCTTCTCGATGACGAAGCCGTGGCGGTCGTCTCGCCGGTGCTGCTGTCGGAATTGAAAGTACGCCATGCTAAGGATTTGACGCGGTGCCCGCTACTGCACATGAAAAGCCGTATCTCGGCCTGGCCGGACTGGTTCCGCAAGGCTGGTATAGATATCAGTCAGACGCCACGTGGCCAAGTCTTTGACCACTTCTTTCTCTGCATAGAGGCAGCGATCAACGGCTATGGTATTGCTCTTGTGCCGGAGGCTCTCGTTTCGCTGGACATTGCAGAACGGCGCCTTGGAATACTTTTTCCTCAATCACGCATCATTGGCTCTGGGTTCTACGGCCTATTCAACCCCTCAGCGCGCAAAGCAAGAAGCGTTGAACAGTTTATCACATGGCTGACGCAAGAAGACTAA
- a CDS encoding MFS transporter has translation MKPWIGVYLSEPVAARLAVAAQCPGATKSAIIEAALAHFFEPDHDVEEPSVDRRLSAINRNLEQLHQELRIVSEAVALQARFLLAVTPPLAAADQPAACTLGLARFDEFAEQVTRRVHLGTSLIKETIERVNSTDPAHLATQPVRQEGATRSTHQEPNGVAATVAGNKPQSPPDARGAAFEREPDTRADQTMAGAILRPLLAPWRATGPQRSRAFSTDWLLVLRVFLPFVAAYYLSFLFRTINATIAAPLTNEFGLGADDLGLLTSIYFLTFAAAQIPIGVLVDRYGPGKIQSVVLMAAAAGAALFAVADNFWLLLLGRALIGFGASAALTAGLKAVVLWFPAEQVPLLNGLMIMLGSFGAVTATLPAEYLLVSIGWRGLFELLAIASVGCALAIFVLVPKGRWSLAAKGTTVGLRIIYTDPRFWRLAPLSATCIGTAWALQGLWAAQWFSDVEGLDRSELLRNLFAMAIASSAGALVLGVAAQKLRRYGIGPRPLLGLVAVPFFVAQLAVILRVPLPSSVPWMIVAAGGAATVLSYAILADFFPKELAGRATAALNVFHIGCAFLVQYLVGFVIQYWTPQQGHYPEVAYQTAFAINLAVQLGAWFWFIIRVPLSEGRGSGAGSRGPL, from the coding sequence ATGAAGCCATGGATCGGTGTCTACCTTTCCGAGCCCGTCGCCGCGCGGCTCGCAGTCGCAGCGCAATGTCCCGGGGCCACCAAATCGGCGATCATTGAGGCTGCCCTCGCTCATTTCTTCGAGCCAGACCATGACGTCGAAGAGCCCTCGGTAGATCGCCGGCTGAGCGCCATCAACCGGAACCTCGAACAGCTTCATCAAGAGTTGCGGATTGTGAGCGAGGCTGTTGCACTTCAGGCTCGATTTCTTCTCGCCGTCACGCCTCCGCTTGCAGCCGCCGACCAACCTGCCGCCTGTACCCTGGGACTCGCGCGCTTCGACGAATTTGCTGAACAGGTGACAAGGCGGGTCCATCTAGGAACGTCGCTCATCAAGGAAACAATCGAGCGGGTGAATTCGACTGATCCGGCGCATCTTGCAACACAACCGGTGAGGCAAGAAGGGGCGACCCGCTCCACACACCAGGAACCAAACGGCGTTGCGGCGACTGTCGCGGGCAACAAACCACAATCTCCGCCTGATGCTCGAGGCGCAGCCTTCGAGCGCGAACCCGATACAAGAGCAGATCAAACAATGGCTGGCGCGATATTGCGGCCGCTTCTGGCGCCATGGCGTGCTACGGGGCCGCAGCGGTCACGAGCCTTCTCCACAGATTGGCTTTTAGTTTTGCGCGTCTTCTTACCCTTCGTCGCAGCTTACTACCTTTCTTTTCTCTTTCGTACCATCAACGCGACCATAGCTGCACCACTGACCAATGAGTTTGGTCTGGGTGCCGATGACCTCGGTCTCCTGACGTCCATCTACTTCCTGACCTTCGCAGCCGCCCAGATTCCTATCGGGGTGTTAGTGGACCGATACGGTCCAGGGAAAATTCAGAGTGTCGTGCTGATGGCCGCAGCCGCCGGGGCAGCGCTATTTGCCGTCGCCGACAACTTTTGGCTTCTTCTTCTCGGCCGGGCGTTAATCGGCTTTGGCGCTTCTGCAGCATTGACGGCCGGATTGAAAGCCGTCGTTCTCTGGTTTCCCGCCGAGCAGGTGCCACTGCTCAATGGCCTGATGATCATGCTAGGGTCCTTTGGCGCCGTGACGGCAACATTGCCGGCCGAATACCTGCTCGTGTCGATCGGCTGGCGGGGATTGTTTGAGCTCCTAGCCATCGCATCGGTTGGATGCGCCCTTGCAATTTTCGTTCTCGTGCCAAAGGGCAGGTGGTCATTGGCAGCGAAGGGGACTACCGTTGGACTACGAATAATTTATACAGATCCTCGCTTCTGGCGTTTGGCTCCGCTCTCTGCGACCTGCATTGGTACGGCCTGGGCGTTACAAGGGTTGTGGGCTGCCCAGTGGTTCTCCGATGTCGAGGGCCTGGACCGATCGGAATTGCTTCGCAATCTCTTTGCCATGGCAATCGCATCGAGTGCGGGCGCCCTGGTTCTAGGCGTTGCGGCTCAAAAGCTTCGTCGATACGGGATAGGTCCACGACCGCTCTTGGGCTTGGTCGCAGTTCCGTTCTTCGTAGCCCAATTGGCAGTGATCCTGCGAGTACCTTTGCCATCATCTGTTCCGTGGATGATCGTCGCTGCCGGCGGAGCGGCGACCGTCCTTAGCTACGCGATTCTGGCCGATTTTTTCCCAAAAGAGCTTGCTGGACGTGCCACCGCGGCGCTCAATGTCTTTCACATCGGTTGCGCGTTTCTGGTCCAGTATCTGGTGGGCTTCGTGATTCAGTACTGGACGCCTCAGCAGGGCCACTACCCGGAAGTTGCTTACCAGACAGCCTTTGCAATCAACCTTGCAGTTCAGCTCGGAGCATGGTTCTGGTTTATTATCCGCGTGCCCCTATCGGAGGGACGAGGCAGTGGTGCGGGGAGCAGGGGGCCGCTCTAG
- a CDS encoding alpha/beta fold hydrolase, with protein MPYIDSGGIRLYFEEYGRGYPVIFVHEFESDLHSWEAQIRYFSRGYRCIAYNARGYPPSDVPDDPAMYGWEVAVEDIGIVMRDLSIGRAHMVGSSMGAYAALLFGLRYRERSSAIVAAGAGAGSPASDRERWLKNTSVLARALAARGMDAMAEKMARHFTRIQLKHKDPKGWQEFVDRLKQHSAQGMANTLLQCQAVRPSLHNFPDEFSRMTVPVLLAVGDEDKPCLETGLLLKSTIPAAGIWVCPNTGHAINLEEPAAFNAQVEAFFSAVERGSWGHIDRRKQSVSGHEKSTAARLHFDGALP; from the coding sequence ATGCCTTATATCGATTCAGGTGGAATAAGGCTGTATTTCGAGGAATATGGGCGGGGCTATCCAGTCATTTTCGTTCATGAATTTGAATCCGACCTGCACAGCTGGGAAGCGCAGATCCGTTATTTTTCGCGCGGCTATAGGTGCATCGCTTACAACGCGCGTGGATATCCACCGAGCGACGTTCCTGATGATCCTGCCATGTACGGCTGGGAGGTCGCCGTGGAAGACATCGGCATCGTCATGCGCGACCTCTCGATCGGGCGCGCCCACATGGTTGGATCTAGCATGGGCGCCTATGCTGCTCTGCTGTTTGGGTTGCGGTACCGCGAAAGGAGCAGCGCGATCGTCGCAGCCGGAGCAGGGGCGGGATCTCCAGCCTCGGATCGTGAAAGGTGGTTGAAGAACACGTCTGTTCTCGCGCGCGCATTGGCGGCGCGAGGTATGGATGCCATGGCAGAGAAAATGGCGCGCCACTTCACGCGAATTCAACTGAAACACAAGGATCCGAAGGGCTGGCAAGAGTTTGTAGACCGGCTCAAGCAGCATTCAGCGCAGGGGATGGCCAATACTTTGCTCCAGTGCCAAGCCGTGCGACCGTCTTTGCACAACTTCCCCGATGAATTTTCACGGATGACGGTCCCGGTGCTGCTCGCCGTGGGTGACGAAGACAAGCCATGTTTAGAAACCGGCCTGTTGCTCAAATCCACAATTCCCGCCGCTGGCATTTGGGTGTGCCCCAATACGGGCCATGCCATCAATCTCGAAGAACCTGCGGCCTTCAACGCGCAAGTTGAAGCGTTCTTCAGCGCCGTCGAGCGAGGAAGCTGGGGTCATATCGACCGACGGAAACAGTCCGTCTCGGGACATGAGAAGTCAACGGCCGCTCGATTGCATTTCGACGGAGCGCTTCCATGA